A genomic window from Bdellovibrio sp. SKB1291214 includes:
- a CDS encoding ABC transporter ATP-binding protein: MNSNVAIEIKDLTKKYDDKVAVDGINLEIYKGECFGLLGPNGAGKTTAMKMMYCSALVTSGELYVLGLNVKKNFREIKSRIGVVPQEDGLDPDFTVLENLSVYASYHNINPAEADLRAQALLRLMKLEEYQDRSVETLSGGMKRRLAIARGLINSPEVIFLDEPTTGLDPQARIWIWDFFKHLKSEKSTLVLTTHYMEEAEQMCDRVAIIDGGKILTIGKPKDLIRDLIGKEVVEFDTNPVDLNYYLGRLRAEGFAYQVIKDTVSVLVKENQEGRKVVDLIASDKIFIRKPTLNDVFLKLAGHQLRDE, encoded by the coding sequence ATGAACTCAAACGTCGCCATTGAAATTAAAGATTTAACCAAAAAGTACGACGATAAAGTCGCAGTCGATGGAATAAATCTGGAAATTTACAAAGGCGAATGTTTCGGTCTATTAGGTCCAAACGGGGCAGGCAAAACTACAGCCATGAAAATGATGTATTGCTCTGCCCTCGTAACAAGCGGGGAGCTCTATGTACTAGGGCTCAACGTTAAAAAGAACTTTCGCGAAATTAAATCCCGTATCGGCGTCGTTCCTCAGGAAGACGGTCTTGATCCTGACTTTACGGTCCTTGAAAATCTCTCTGTCTATGCTAGCTACCACAATATCAATCCTGCTGAGGCCGATTTGCGTGCCCAGGCATTGTTGCGTTTGATGAAGCTTGAGGAATACCAAGACCGTTCCGTGGAAACGTTAAGCGGTGGTATGAAACGTCGTCTGGCGATCGCGCGTGGTTTGATCAACTCTCCTGAAGTAATTTTCTTGGATGAGCCAACAACGGGCTTAGATCCACAAGCGCGCATCTGGATCTGGGACTTCTTTAAACATTTAAAATCTGAAAAAAGCACTTTGGTGCTAACTACGCATTATATGGAAGAAGCCGAGCAGATGTGTGATCGGGTTGCGATCATCGACGGCGGAAAAATCCTAACCATTGGTAAGCCCAAGGACCTGATCCGTGATCTTATTGGTAAGGAAGTAGTCGAATTTGATACGAACCCCGTGGATTTGAATTATTACTTGGGTCGCCTGCGTGCCGAAGGATTTGCTTATCAAGTTATTAAAGATACAGTTTCTGTTTTGGTTAAAGAAAATCAAGAAGGCCGCAAGGTCGTAGATTTAATTGCTAGTGATAAAATCTTTATTCGTAAACCAACGTTGAACGATGTGTTCTTGAAATTGGCAGGACACCAACTGAGGGATGAATAA
- a CDS encoding peptidylprolyl isomerase, which produces MSKNIDIKKVFWIYLFAFLLAAFSFRADAKPTETPAETSAEKTTEVKAEKKAKADSKKSTKDTDTKKGKPMFALFETTKGNFKVKLLTETAPKTVENFAGLAEGSKEWTDPKTGEKVKKPFYDGLSFHRVIKDFMIQGGCPLGTGTGGPGYRFEDEFLPGQPKHSKPGMLSMANAGPNTNGSQFFVTTVATPWLDGRHVVFGEVVEGMDVVHAIENTKVGPMDRPVEPMIIKHVKIERK; this is translated from the coding sequence ATGTCGAAGAATATCGATATAAAAAAGGTATTTTGGATTTACCTTTTTGCATTCTTACTTGCCGCTTTCAGTTTCCGTGCAGACGCAAAACCGACTGAAACGCCAGCTGAAACTTCCGCTGAAAAAACAACTGAAGTAAAAGCTGAAAAGAAAGCAAAAGCAGATTCCAAAAAATCTACGAAAGATACTGATACTAAGAAGGGAAAACCAATGTTCGCACTTTTCGAAACAACTAAAGGTAATTTCAAAGTAAAACTACTTACTGAAACAGCTCCTAAAACAGTTGAAAACTTTGCTGGTCTTGCTGAAGGCTCTAAAGAGTGGACTGATCCTAAAACTGGCGAAAAAGTTAAAAAGCCTTTCTATGATGGTTTGTCTTTTCACCGCGTTATTAAAGATTTCATGATCCAAGGTGGTTGCCCACTTGGAACTGGTACTGGTGGCCCAGGTTACCGTTTCGAAGACGAATTCCTTCCAGGTCAGCCTAAGCATTCTAAACCAGGCATGCTATCTATGGCGAACGCGGGTCCGAACACTAATGGTTCTCAATTCTTCGTTACTACTGTTGCAACTCCTTGGTTGGATGGTCGTCACGTAGTTTTCGGTGAAGTTGTTGAAGGTATGGATGTTGTTCATGCTATCGAAAACACAAAAGTAGGCCCAATGGATCGTCCCGTTGAGCCAATGATCATCAAGCACGTTAAAATCGAAAGAAAGTAG
- a CDS encoding OmpA family protein — MQAKRRKHEEHVNHERWLVSYADFITLLFAFFVVMYATSSANEAKQKEFEQSIKLNFHLVGKGGTDQNGNAIDSAIAELDIPVGNFPKKGGPAEAADYVERALGKAMSKDDQKKDIQDIYHDSVGVRVSLTASSFFTPGSSKLRLSSLPALDKVAEILSANDKRIIIEGHTDDTPIADPQYPSNWELAGDRASAVVRYFVKYHKLNPKRFVSISYGDQKPIVPNDTEEHKAMNRRIEILIVTDNQKVGI; from the coding sequence ATGCAAGCAAAGCGTAGAAAACACGAAGAACACGTTAATCATGAAAGATGGTTAGTCTCGTATGCAGACTTTATCACTCTTTTATTTGCGTTCTTCGTAGTTATGTACGCTACTTCATCGGCAAATGAAGCAAAACAAAAAGAATTTGAACAATCAATTAAGCTGAACTTTCATTTGGTGGGGAAGGGCGGCACGGATCAAAACGGTAACGCCATTGACTCTGCGATTGCTGAACTGGATATTCCGGTTGGGAACTTTCCTAAAAAAGGCGGACCTGCAGAGGCGGCCGATTATGTGGAAAGAGCTCTGGGTAAAGCCATGAGCAAAGACGATCAAAAGAAAGACATTCAAGATATTTATCATGATTCCGTCGGTGTTCGTGTATCCCTGACTGCTTCTAGCTTCTTTACGCCAGGATCTTCAAAGCTACGCCTGTCTTCTTTACCCGCTTTGGATAAGGTTGCAGAAATTCTTTCTGCAAACGACAAGCGTATTATTATTGAAGGACATACGGATGACACCCCGATCGCAGATCCTCAGTATCCTAGTAACTGGGAGCTAGCTGGAGATCGTGCTTCAGCGGTGGTCCGTTACTTTGTTAAATATCATAAGCTAAATCCCAAGCGTTTCGTCTCGATCTCTTACGGAGATCAAAAGCCGATTGTTCCCAACGACACCGAAGAACATAAAGCCATGAATCGTCGTATAGAAATTCTTATAGTCACAGACAACCAAAAGGTTGGTATCTAA
- a CDS encoding DUF4105 domain-containing protein codes for MVRSSLVLIFLMMAPLLTWGFSLQDISSFKQQALAKNLDQSSAWLKLGHYRKSLSGKYKSPIRGEFFIDQNGANDPKAELLATIDVLFDSKTSISQCKYLARTSWLKNTFDIDSSLLEKCPERAAWKDRLGATEAHLIFAASDLSSAPSSFGHTFLRLHNPKNTGQLDLLDYGINYAANTGTEDGALYAMKGLFGFYPGTYSMLPYHQKIQEYSNLEGRDLWEYKLNLSPAQVEFMIDHLIELDKAYAPYYFVDENCSSQMLELIEAASPNHNLTDKFHDMVIPLDTLKVLNSQGLLLAGKLRTSLQTEWRTRYAQLNFAERAALHSVLTTKSDQSHSYRALSKKEKAETLEAALSYLSIQEYREGKEYNEDKYKLSISRAKLGAITDPVTITPPKSPLLSPSTAAFYLGYGKNDEDDYYQFKYRRGFHDLLSDDSGLAPFSQLNFLTFDLRYAPSEQNWDLYQFVFLSAVSTSPWTQLEKPISWTMEVGTEPKLNPYVNGGVGASFDFPLMKATRWSLFAVSENSFLTNIPQPFLGAKSMFMMKWLDSFCTLFQNEYLYSTVRGEFQWNHLFAGSLSIGTTELRLEAERKDRIDQWGISVVLPTP; via the coding sequence ATGGTTCGTAGTTCTTTAGTTTTAATATTTCTTATGATGGCCCCACTTTTAACGTGGGGCTTTTCTTTGCAGGATATCTCATCCTTCAAACAGCAAGCACTTGCAAAAAATCTTGATCAATCCAGTGCTTGGTTAAAGCTTGGACATTATCGCAAATCTTTAAGCGGAAAATACAAGTCTCCCATTCGTGGTGAATTTTTCATCGATCAAAATGGTGCCAATGATCCTAAAGCAGAACTTCTGGCAACAATTGATGTGCTCTTTGATTCAAAGACCTCGATTTCTCAATGCAAATACCTGGCACGCACATCCTGGTTAAAAAACACTTTTGATATAGATTCCTCTCTGCTGGAAAAGTGCCCCGAACGAGCTGCGTGGAAAGATCGCTTAGGCGCTACAGAGGCCCATCTCATATTTGCAGCGTCTGATTTATCCAGCGCTCCTTCAAGCTTTGGTCATACTTTTCTACGTCTTCATAATCCCAAAAACACCGGACAGTTAGATTTACTGGATTATGGTATCAACTATGCTGCGAACACCGGAACTGAAGACGGTGCCCTTTATGCAATGAAGGGTCTTTTTGGATTTTATCCAGGAACCTATTCAATGCTCCCCTATCATCAAAAGATCCAAGAATACTCGAACCTTGAGGGACGAGATCTGTGGGAGTACAAACTTAATCTTTCCCCTGCGCAAGTTGAGTTCATGATTGATCATTTGATAGAGCTGGATAAAGCCTATGCGCCTTATTATTTTGTTGATGAAAACTGCTCTTCGCAAATGCTGGAATTAATCGAAGCCGCGTCTCCCAACCATAACTTGACGGATAAGTTTCATGACATGGTCATTCCTCTAGACACTTTAAAAGTTCTTAATTCCCAGGGCCTGCTGCTGGCAGGAAAACTAAGAACGTCCTTACAAACAGAATGGCGCACAAGATATGCGCAGCTAAACTTTGCTGAACGCGCAGCTCTGCATAGTGTGTTAACTACGAAATCCGATCAAAGCCATTCCTATAGAGCTCTTTCCAAGAAAGAAAAGGCCGAAACTTTAGAAGCTGCCTTAAGTTATTTATCGATTCAAGAATATCGAGAAGGCAAAGAATACAACGAAGACAAATACAAACTTTCAATCAGTCGCGCAAAACTGGGAGCGATCACAGATCCAGTTACAATCACCCCCCCAAAGTCCCCTTTATTAAGCCCATCGACTGCAGCATTCTATTTAGGTTACGGCAAAAACGATGAGGACGATTATTATCAATTTAAATACCGTCGTGGCTTCCATGACTTGCTATCGGATGACAGTGGTCTTGCTCCGTTTTCTCAGCTAAATTTTTTGACCTTTGATCTGCGCTACGCTCCTTCAGAGCAAAACTGGGATCTTTATCAATTTGTTTTCTTAAGCGCAGTTTCAACTTCACCATGGACTCAGCTTGAAAAACCTATTTCTTGGACGATGGAAGTTGGTACCGAACCAAAATTGAATCCTTATGTGAATGGTGGCGTTGGTGCGAGCTTCGATTTTCCGTTGATGAAGGCTACTCGTTGGTCGTTGTTTGCAGTTAGTGAAAACTCTTTTCTGACGAATATTCCGCAGCCGTTCTTGGGGGCGAAGTCCATGTTCATGATGAAGTGGTTGGATTCGTTTTGTACGTTGTTTCAAAACGAATACCTTTACTCAACAGTTCGTGGCGAGTTTCAATGGAATCATCTTTTTGCTGGCTCTTTATCAATTGGAACCACCGAACTAAGGCTTGAAGCAGAACGAAAAGATCGCATCGACCAGTGGGGCATTTCGGTCGTCCTGCCTACACCCTAG
- the trxA gene encoding thioredoxin → MAVLEVTKDNFKQVVQENQTVIVDFWAVWCGPCKRFAPIFEAVADKHPDIKFIKINTDEEPEIAGSFEVQSIPTLAVIKEQSIIFVQPGAVNEDILEQIVKRAKEIDMSQVEKE, encoded by the coding sequence ATGGCAGTTTTGGAAGTTACGAAAGACAATTTCAAACAAGTAGTTCAGGAAAACCAGACTGTTATCGTAGACTTCTGGGCTGTGTGGTGTGGGCCTTGTAAACGTTTTGCGCCGATCTTTGAAGCGGTCGCGGACAAGCATCCCGACATAAAATTCATCAAAATTAATACGGATGAAGAGCCAGAAATTGCCGGAAGTTTTGAAGTGCAATCAATCCCAACTTTAGCTGTTATCAAAGAGCAATCGATTATCTTTGTGCAGCCGGGTGCTGTGAACGAGGATATTCTGGAGCAAATTGTAAAGCGCGCGAAAGAAATCGATATGTCCCAAGTTGAAAAAGAATAG
- a CDS encoding SDR family oxidoreductase, whose product MKVLVTGANGFLGSWLTRELVKEGHEVFALVRKNSDLSELKGVNCQYRYGDVTDVVSLLETVTDIDTVFHLAGVVAYKASDRALMEKVNVQGTANVIEVCKERKVRRLVHLSSVVAIGAGYTPDEVLNENSEFNIHDLDLGYFETKHAAELLVKKACDKGEIDAVILNPATIYGFGDAKKGSRKMMLKVAQGKLKFYTSGGVNVVAVEDVIQGIISAWKIGKKGERYILAGENILIKDLFRMIAEEAGVTPPHRQLSDKLLHMVGTVGDFMEKMGFKGPLSKENAHTATMYHWFDSSKAQRELNFHPRPARQAIHNSIQWIKEQGMIK is encoded by the coding sequence ATGAAAGTATTAGTTACTGGTGCAAACGGATTTTTAGGCAGCTGGCTTACTCGTGAACTTGTAAAAGAAGGACACGAAGTATTCGCGTTGGTTCGCAAGAACAGCGATCTGTCTGAACTAAAAGGCGTCAATTGCCAGTATCGTTACGGCGACGTTACAGACGTGGTTTCATTGCTTGAAACAGTCACAGATATCGATACGGTTTTCCATCTAGCGGGAGTGGTTGCTTATAAGGCTTCCGATCGGGCCTTGATGGAAAAAGTAAATGTTCAAGGAACCGCAAACGTGATTGAAGTTTGCAAGGAACGCAAGGTTCGTCGCTTGGTCCACCTATCTTCGGTTGTGGCTATCGGCGCAGGATATACACCCGACGAAGTACTCAACGAAAATTCGGAATTCAATATCCACGATTTAGATCTCGGTTATTTTGAAACAAAACATGCGGCGGAACTTTTGGTTAAAAAGGCCTGTGACAAAGGTGAAATCGATGCCGTTATTTTAAATCCCGCAACGATTTACGGTTTTGGCGATGCCAAAAAAGGCAGCCGCAAAATGATGTTAAAAGTAGCCCAAGGTAAACTTAAGTTTTACACTTCAGGTGGGGTCAATGTTGTGGCTGTCGAAGACGTCATCCAAGGAATCATCAGCGCGTGGAAAATCGGCAAAAAAGGTGAACGTTATATTCTGGCAGGCGAAAATATTCTGATCAAAGATTTATTCCGTATGATCGCCGAGGAAGCTGGAGTGACACCTCCGCATAGGCAACTCTCGGATAAACTATTACACATGGTTGGCACCGTTGGCGATTTTATGGAAAAGATGGGTTTTAAAGGACCTTTAAGCAAAGAAAACGCCCATACGGCCACAATGTATCACTGGTTTGATTCTTCCAAAGCACAGCGCGAATTGAACTTTCACCCAAGACCAGCAAGACAAGCTATTCACAACAGCATCCAATGGATTAAAGAACAAGGGATGATCAAATAG
- a CDS encoding ABC transporter permease, which yields MKLKQVFSVPKFNDGALKVWQRNFLYFKKTMLVSLFWIVLEPVIYLGAIGFGLGSFVDNMGGMSYIEFFFPALLCTTAMLVAFFESTYGNYTKLTHQKAYATIMLTRVGPEEIVAGELMWAATKGFFGVLGVTIVAVFFGLIDSYKILLALPILFLISALFSCIGMIFTSIARNYDSFIYSTSGLIVPMSLLSGTYFPLEQLPSGMRYLAYLFPLTHGVAAVRGILHEGNLIWIGVHILILLVLTWVCMNISFHRIRNKLLK from the coding sequence ATGAAGTTAAAGCAGGTCTTCTCAGTCCCTAAGTTCAATGATGGTGCTTTGAAAGTATGGCAGCGTAACTTTTTATATTTCAAAAAGACCATGCTGGTTTCATTGTTCTGGATTGTTCTTGAGCCCGTAATTTACCTGGGCGCTATCGGTTTTGGTTTGGGTTCATTTGTCGATAATATGGGCGGAATGTCTTATATCGAATTCTTCTTCCCAGCACTTCTTTGTACGACGGCTATGTTAGTAGCGTTTTTTGAAAGCACCTACGGCAACTACACTAAGCTTACTCATCAAAAAGCATACGCAACTATAATGCTGACTCGTGTGGGGCCAGAGGAAATCGTTGCGGGCGAGCTTATGTGGGCCGCGACCAAAGGTTTCTTTGGAGTGTTAGGGGTGACTATTGTAGCCGTGTTTTTCGGCCTAATAGATTCTTATAAAATTTTGTTAGCTCTTCCAATATTGTTTCTGATTTCTGCGCTGTTTTCTTGCATCGGTATGATCTTTACTTCGATCGCCAGAAACTATGACTCTTTTATTTATTCAACGTCGGGTTTGATTGTTCCTATGAGTTTGCTCAGTGGAACTTATTTTCCATTAGAACAATTGCCATCGGGTATGCGCTATTTGGCGTATCTGTTCCCGCTGACTCATGGTGTGGCCGCAGTTCGCGGAATTTTGCACGAAGGAAATCTGATCTGGATTGGCGTCCATATCTTGATCTTGCTTGTGCTGACTTGGGTTTGCATGAACATATCGTTTCACCGAATCCGCAACAAGCTTCTGAAATAG
- a CDS encoding DUF3015 family protein — translation MKMILGAVLFLFSTQVFAAGDAGCGLGSVVISKNSKGLQLFAMTTNGTFSSQFFGITSGTSNCSSSGIVMNDKEVQYFVEVNQKELSREMAQGHGQLLATLADMKGCKNSEAQAAFGSFTQGSYENIIPASNTTAAEMVSNLNNQLAGQKDLQSLCHGS, via the coding sequence ATGAAAATGATTCTTGGTGCTGTTCTTTTCTTGTTCTCTACACAAGTATTTGCGGCTGGCGATGCAGGCTGCGGTCTTGGTTCTGTCGTTATCTCTAAAAACTCAAAAGGTTTGCAACTTTTTGCGATGACAACGAACGGTACATTCTCATCTCAATTCTTTGGTATCACTTCTGGTACTTCTAATTGCTCTTCAAGCGGTATCGTTATGAATGACAAAGAAGTTCAGTACTTCGTTGAAGTAAATCAAAAAGAGCTTTCTCGTGAGATGGCTCAAGGTCACGGTCAACTTCTTGCGACTTTGGCTGATATGAAGGGTTGCAAAAATTCTGAAGCACAAGCAGCTTTCGGTTCATTCACTCAAGGTTCGTATGAAAACATCATTCCAGCTTCCAACACAACAGCAGCTGAAATGGTTTCTAACCTGAATAACCAACTTGCTGGTCAAAAGGATCTTCAAAGCCTTTGCCATGGTTCGTAG
- a CDS encoding flagellar motor protein — protein sequence MDIATLLGLFIGFGGIIFGNLFEGGHMSSLMQLTAFIIVVAGTAGAVMVSSSEHALKTGLNLAKKAFKNEESKAHRTLEDIVEYARLAKKESILSLEPRINKITDPLLQNILRNVVDGVEEPVIRDIFETQIYTEEEELLAGAKIWADAGGFAPTVGIIGAVLGLIHVMGNLTDTSKLGAGIAVAFVATVYGVSFANLLFLPIGNKIKKKVEDLTREKMMVLEGGLMIAKGANHIVIEQKLRSYLPHASKA from the coding sequence ATGGACATTGCGACATTATTAGGCCTATTTATTGGCTTTGGTGGAATTATTTTTGGAAACCTTTTTGAAGGTGGCCATATGAGTTCACTGATGCAGTTAACAGCATTTATCATCGTAGTCGCCGGCACTGCTGGAGCAGTGATGGTATCAAGTTCAGAGCATGCTTTAAAAACAGGATTAAACCTTGCGAAAAAGGCTTTCAAAAATGAAGAAAGCAAAGCTCATCGCACTCTTGAAGACATCGTAGAGTATGCACGTCTTGCAAAAAAAGAATCTATTTTGTCCTTAGAACCAAGAATCAACAAAATTACTGACCCATTACTGCAAAATATTTTACGCAACGTTGTAGATGGAGTCGAAGAACCCGTTATACGCGATATTTTTGAAACTCAAATTTACACAGAGGAAGAAGAGCTTCTTGCAGGGGCAAAAATTTGGGCCGATGCGGGTGGTTTTGCACCAACAGTCGGAATCATTGGTGCCGTGTTGGGTTTGATTCACGTGATGGGGAACTTGACCGATACCAGTAAGCTTGGAGCCGGTATCGCCGTGGCGTTTGTGGCGACGGTCTACGGTGTCAGTTTTGCAAACTTACTGTTTTTACCAATTGGTAACAAGATTAAGAAAAAAGTCGAAGATCTGACCCGCGAAAAGATGATGGTGCTTGAGGGTGGCTTGATGATCGCCAAAGGCGCAAATCACATCGTCATTGAACAAAAATTAAGGTCTTACCTGCCACATGCAAGCAAAGCGTAG
- the mtgA gene encoding monofunctional biosynthetic peptidoglycan transglycosylase: protein MKAAGLFFAIIVAIMVTAAAVVWSWLPTEKDIKGCIVTTMYKVDLCPTSKNYVPLKQISPYLQKTIIMTEDGNFYKHHGFEWATIEKNFRQGWETGVYKRGGSTITQQLAKNMFLSADRTFFRKALEAIITDRIERTLTKKEILEKYLNVVEFGKNIYGIKAAAQFYFKKSPAELDVVESAFMAMVLPSPIKYSQSYYKKELTGFARKRMSQIVQYMYQFHNIDQGQYEVAMERIQNFLSPAPPPMDEGGFSLSNDEIERLEQEIREEGTSGSSELDLQPEELPN from the coding sequence ATGAAAGCCGCTGGATTATTTTTTGCCATTATCGTTGCTATTATGGTCACTGCTGCAGCTGTTGTCTGGTCATGGTTACCAACTGAAAAAGACATCAAAGGCTGTATCGTTACGACGATGTATAAAGTTGATCTGTGTCCCACATCCAAAAACTATGTTCCATTAAAACAGATCTCCCCCTACCTTCAAAAAACAATCATCATGACCGAAGATGGTAACTTCTATAAGCATCACGGGTTTGAGTGGGCAACTATCGAAAAGAACTTCCGTCAAGGATGGGAAACGGGTGTATACAAACGCGGCGGTTCCACCATCACTCAACAGCTTGCTAAGAATATGTTTTTAAGTGCCGACAGAACTTTCTTTCGCAAAGCTTTAGAAGCAATCATCACTGATCGCATAGAAAGAACGCTGACTAAGAAAGAAATCTTAGAAAAGTATTTAAACGTCGTAGAGTTCGGAAAAAATATCTATGGCATCAAAGCCGCCGCACAGTTTTATTTTAAAAAATCTCCCGCAGAACTCGATGTTGTGGAAAGTGCTTTTATGGCGATGGTTCTGCCAAGTCCGATTAAATACTCTCAATCCTATTATAAAAAAGAACTGACTGGATTTGCTCGTAAACGTATGAGCCAAATCGTTCAATATATGTATCAGTTTCACAACATTGACCAAGGCCAATACGAAGTCGCAATGGAACGAATTCAAAACTTCCTAAGCCCTGCGCCCCCACCGATGGATGAGGGTGGCTTTAGCTTGAGTAATGATGAAATTGAACGATTAGAACAAGAGATTCGCGAAGAAGGCACATCAGGAAGTTCGGAGCTTGATTTGCAACCGGAAGAACTTCCCAATTAG
- a CDS encoding phosphatase PAP2 family protein, whose translation MLDFILNLDKRLFILINSDWTAPWADIFFPFVTDLHKKNPVKLLMIPLIIGLFIWRRGWKKGCTIFVMAVLSVSLSDAVGNWAFKKTVQRPRPADTQGLQVTVRAPFGGYSFVSNHATNMFNFATFVSVIFPAMVIPMFTLATVIGYSRIYNGVHFPTDVVAGAMLGIILGIMMARFCQRVLARFDETDNEAEAT comes from the coding sequence ATGCTCGACTTTATTTTGAACCTCGATAAACGTCTTTTCATTCTGATCAATTCAGATTGGACAGCCCCATGGGCTGATATTTTTTTTCCATTTGTTACAGACCTTCATAAGAAGAATCCTGTAAAACTTTTGATGATCCCGCTGATCATTGGTCTTTTTATTTGGAGACGTGGATGGAAAAAGGGCTGCACCATTTTTGTGATGGCAGTTCTAAGTGTTTCTCTTTCCGATGCTGTTGGAAATTGGGCCTTTAAGAAAACTGTTCAACGTCCAAGGCCTGCTGACACCCAGGGGTTGCAGGTTACAGTGCGAGCTCCCTTTGGAGGATACAGTTTCGTTTCAAATCATGCGACAAACATGTTTAATTTTGCCACGTTTGTTTCTGTGATATTTCCCGCGATGGTTATTCCTATGTTCACACTAGCCACTGTGATCGGATACAGCCGCATTTATAACGGAGTGCATTTTCCTACGGATGTCGTCGCCGGTGCAATGTTAGGAATTATACTTGGAATTATGATGGCAAGATTCTGCCAAAGAGTCCTGGCACGTTTTGATGAAACTGACAACGAGGCTGAAGCAACATGA